The following proteins are encoded in a genomic region of Populus nigra chromosome 16, ddPopNigr1.1, whole genome shotgun sequence:
- the LOC133676168 gene encoding nudix hydrolase 4-like translates to MRNLSFYLTNLTNFLNFLFPFLIKIPSKSLPVQIETMVSLVSRTGRNLQRYEKGYRLVVGCIPYRYKKSQEPTSVEELEVLVISAQNGQGMLFPKGGWENDESMEEAAMRETEEEAGVIGVVEGKLGPWQYKSKRSSIMHESYMFPLLVQEELDSWPESKTRKRRWVSINEAREVCHNWWMRDALEELVRRRRLNPQAQS, encoded by the exons ATGAGGAACCTATCTTTCTACCTCACGAACTTGACAAATTTCCTCaactttcttttcccttttcttataaaaattccATCAAAATCTTTGCCTGTGCAAATTGAGACTATGGTTTCTCTGGTTTCTCGTACTGGAAGAAATCTACAGCGGTATGAGAAAGGCTATCGCCTTGTTGTAGG GTGCATTCCATATAGATACAAGAAAAGCCAAGAACCAACTTCGGTTGAAGAACTAGAAGTTCTTGTCATTAGTGCACAGAATGGTCAAGGAATGTTGTTCCCAAag GGAGGATGGGAAAATGATGAGTCTATGGAAGAGGCTGCGATGCGAGAGACAGAAGAGGAAGCGGGAGTGATTGGTGTTGTTGAG GGTAAATTAGGCCCATGGCAGTATAAGAGCAAAAGGAGTAGCATAATGCATGAAAGCTACATGTTTCCTCTACTTGTTCAAGAAGAATTAGATAGTTGGCCCGAGAGCAAAACCCGGAAAAGAAGATGG GTTTCTATTAATGAAGCTAGAGAAGTATGCCATAATTGGTGGATGCGGGATGCTTTAGAAGAATTGGTTAGGCGACGAAGACTAAATCCCCAAGCACAAAGTTAG